The Caldisericum sp. genome window below encodes:
- a CDS encoding OsmC family protein: MGEKVKVELKQAYGLTVIARANSNNWVVMDGPEKFNGHEAGPRPMELLLMGLAGCTGQDVISILDKMKVPYRDFRIEIEAEKADEHPKVYTKIHIKYIVYGDVPEDKFVTAIELSKTKYCSAQAMLSKAAEIT; this comes from the coding sequence ATGGGTGAGAAAGTAAAAGTAGAATTAAAGCAAGCGTATGGGCTTACAGTAATTGCAAGGGCAAATTCTAACAATTGGGTTGTTATGGATGGACCAGAGAAATTTAATGGACATGAGGCAGGTCCAAGACCAATGGAGTTGCTCCTTATGGGACTTGCGGGTTGCACAGGGCAGGATGTCATTTCAATTCTTGATAAGATGAAGGTTCCTTATAGGGATTTCAGAATTGAAATTGAAGCAGAAAAGGCAGATGAGCATCCAAAGGTCTATACAAAAATTCATATCAAATATATTGTTTATGGTGATGTCCCTGAGGATAAATTCGTAACGGCAATTGAACTTTCAAAAACAAAATACTGCTCTGCACAGGCAATGCTTTCAAAGGCAGCAGAAATAAC
- a CDS encoding pyridoxal-phosphate dependent enzyme, with protein MAEKFVVNEEVLQRTIERAREKNIIIPTYEEMRNPEKIPEGIKQELKNIGLWDLHPRNLFRITWKNEPVKFGGGFDGVNYLELPKELTGVKARIFILLGKFFPTGAHKVGATFGPLVEKLVRGEFDPTRHKALWPSTGNYCRGGAFNSALLGCKAIAVLPEGMSKERFEWLKSIGAEIYATPGVESNVKEVFDKTKELKQKYPDEVVVLNQFEEFGNPVWHYAVTGPAMEEVFEQNKREGDRFTALFLTQGSGGTLGSGNYLRQRFPRIKIGAGEALQCPTLLYNGYGAHRIEGIGDKHVPWVIDVKNLDMVVDIDDEYTMHLLRLFNEPEGRKYLKKFVPAELVDKLDLLGISSIANIVGAIKMAKYYEMTEHDVIFTVATDSMELYQSRIQELREQYGEYSEMEAAKDFERYLMGITTDWMIEMNYYDKKRMHNLKYFTWVEQQGKTVEELNEQWYNDNYFIERLESYKKWDEYIKEFNEKVGLIKKYR; from the coding sequence ATGGCAGAAAAATTTGTTGTAAATGAAGAAGTCCTTCAAAGGACAATTGAAAGAGCAAGGGAGAAGAACATCATTATCCCCACCTATGAAGAGATGAGAAATCCTGAAAAAATACCCGAGGGGATTAAGCAGGAATTAAAAAACATCGGCTTGTGGGACCTTCATCCAAGAAATCTTTTTAGAATTACCTGGAAAAACGAGCCTGTAAAATTTGGCGGTGGATTTGATGGTGTAAACTATCTTGAACTTCCAAAGGAACTTACTGGTGTAAAGGCAAGGATTTTTATCCTTTTAGGTAAGTTCTTCCCAACTGGAGCACATAAGGTAGGTGCAACATTTGGGCCACTTGTTGAAAAACTTGTTAGAGGTGAATTTGACCCAACAAGGCACAAGGCATTGTGGCCATCCACAGGAAACTACTGCAGAGGCGGCGCCTTTAACTCAGCACTACTTGGATGCAAGGCAATTGCAGTCCTTCCTGAAGGAATGTCAAAAGAGCGTTTTGAGTGGCTCAAGAGCATCGGTGCAGAAATTTATGCAACACCTGGCGTTGAAAGCAATGTAAAGGAAGTATTCGATAAGACCAAAGAATTAAAGCAAAAGTACCCAGATGAAGTTGTTGTCCTTAACCAGTTTGAGGAATTTGGAAACCCTGTTTGGCACTATGCAGTAACTGGTCCTGCAATGGAAGAAGTTTTTGAGCAAAATAAGAGAGAAGGAGATAGATTTACTGCTCTCTTCTTAACACAGGGTTCGGGTGGAACACTTGGCTCTGGAAACTATCTGAGGCAAAGATTCCCAAGAATTAAGATTGGTGCAGGTGAAGCCCTCCAGTGTCCAACACTTCTATACAATGGGTATGGCGCGCACAGGATTGAAGGTATTGGCGATAAGCATGTCCCGTGGGTTATTGATGTAAAGAACCTCGATATGGTTGTCGACATTGATGATGAATATACAATGCATCTTTTGAGGCTATTTAATGAGCCTGAAGGAAGGAAATATCTTAAGAAGTTTGTCCCGGCAGAACTTGTTGATAAACTTGATCTTCTTGGTATTTCATCAATTGCAAACATTGTTGGTGCAATAAAGATGGCAAAATACTACGAGATGACCGAGCACGATGTTATTTTCACAGTTGCAACTGACTCAATGGAACTTTACCAATCAAGAATCCAGGAATTAAGAGAGCAGTATGGCGAATATAGCGAGATGGAAGCAGCAAAAGACTTCGAAAGATACCTTATGGGCATCACAACCGACTGGATGATTGAAATGAACTACTACGATAAGAAGAGAATGCATAACCTGAAATACTTTACCTGGGTTGAACAGCAGGGCAAGACTGTCGAGGAATTAAACGAGCAGTGGTATAACGATAACTACTTCATTGAAAGGCTTGAGTCTTACAAAAAGTGGGACGAGTATATAAAGGAATTTAATGAAAAAGTAGGACTTATTAAGAAGTATCGATAG
- a CDS encoding histidinol-phosphatase HisJ family protein, whose translation MKIIEDLHIHTKYSKDSKEEPINYVNLAKERGISYLGFSEHIDLDPLDKDFGYYKFENAHSEYLRLKEVVNSSFDFLFAVEVTYQSNLHGAIEGEVLTKPFDYIIGSVHRVQGYTISGPHGVRYFEGLDEYTAYMRYFEEVLNLVETDYYDIVGHIDVIKRYGKNFYGDFHIDKYESILTEILKKVIEKNKVIEINASGFRQGFNEPYPSKEILELYVKLGGREVTLGSDAHSVKHFNAYLEDAVLFAVQVFDFDVVSYKMRNKKKVSKLSDLLK comes from the coding sequence ATGAAAATAATTGAAGATTTACACATCCATACGAAATACTCGAAAGACTCCAAAGAAGAGCCTATAAATTATGTTAATCTTGCAAAGGAAAGGGGCATTAGTTACCTTGGTTTTTCAGAGCACATCGACCTCGATCCTCTTGATAAGGATTTTGGATACTACAAATTTGAGAATGCGCATAGCGAGTATTTGAGGCTAAAAGAAGTTGTAAATTCTTCATTTGACTTTTTGTTTGCAGTAGAAGTTACCTATCAAAGCAACCTCCACGGTGCAATTGAGGGAGAAGTCCTTACAAAGCCTTTTGATTACATAATTGGCTCCGTGCATAGAGTTCAAGGCTACACAATTTCGGGTCCGCACGGAGTCCGTTATTTTGAAGGGCTTGATGAATATACTGCCTATATGCGATATTTTGAAGAGGTTTTGAATTTGGTTGAAACAGACTACTACGATATTGTTGGACATATTGATGTTATTAAAAGATATGGGAAGAATTTTTACGGCGATTTTCACATTGATAAATACGAAAGCATTTTGACTGAAATTTTGAAGAAAGTTATCGAAAAGAATAAAGTTATTGAAATAAATGCATCAGGCTTTAGACAGGGTTTTAACGAGCCATATCCCTCAAAAGAAATCCTTGAACTCTATGTGAAGTTGGGAGGGCGAGAAGTGACTTTGGGCTCTGATGCGCACTCAGTAAAGCATTTCAATGCATATTTGGAAGATGCAGTCCTTTTTGCAGTGCAGGTTTTTGATTTTGATGTTGTTTCGTATAAAATGAGAAATAAGAAAAAAGTTTCTAAACTTAGCGATTTGTTAAAATAG
- the pepV gene encoding dipeptidase PepV: MEKFIDENKEKLIEITQEIIKVPSVEGKPTPNAPFGENVLRALQLALKISEELGFRTVNIDNVVGYAEFGEGADVISVLGHLDVVPEGTGWLYPPYGAEIHDGKIYGRGAIDDKGPTMAALFGAYALKETGALLSKRIRIVFGTNEETGWKCMEHFKNVVHDPLVGFTPDAEFPLINREKGILNVTLRKDFTEKNGVVKITGGNRPNMVPDFAKAEFNTVVRLENLDEGIEVKDNVVFAHGKSAHGALPEQGINAIVKLANAIAPYIMHPEVKEAIEFIVKHVGNDVYGGLMGIANEDALSGKLTMNLGVIEINESYAELTFNIRYPITDSYERIVEGFNKTGAKYGFSVKEVRNQNPLYVSEDSELVKTLLKVFEETTGRKGYTLAIGGGTYARAMDMGVAFGPTFEEMEKVEHMANEYIEVDHLVKLAKIYGRALLELAK; encoded by the coding sequence ATGGAAAAATTTATAGATGAAAACAAGGAAAAACTCATCGAAATCACGCAGGAGATTATAAAAGTGCCAAGTGTTGAAGGAAAGCCAACACCGAATGCACCATTTGGTGAGAATGTTTTAAGGGCATTACAACTTGCACTCAAAATTTCCGAAGAGCTCGGCTTCAGGACTGTAAACATTGATAATGTTGTGGGATACGCAGAGTTTGGTGAAGGGGCTGATGTTATAAGCGTCTTAGGGCACCTCGATGTCGTTCCCGAAGGAACAGGCTGGCTTTATCCACCATATGGAGCAGAAATCCACGATGGGAAAATTTACGGGCGTGGTGCAATTGACGATAAGGGACCTACGATGGCTGCACTTTTTGGAGCATACGCACTGAAAGAGACGGGTGCGTTACTCTCTAAAAGGATAAGGATAGTTTTCGGGACAAATGAGGAAACAGGCTGGAAATGTATGGAGCACTTTAAAAATGTCGTTCATGATCCACTTGTTGGCTTTACACCAGATGCAGAGTTCCCTCTCATAAACAGGGAAAAGGGAATTCTTAATGTCACTTTAAGAAAAGACTTCACGGAGAAAAACGGAGTTGTTAAAATTACAGGTGGCAATAGACCTAATATGGTGCCAGACTTTGCAAAAGCAGAGTTCAACACAGTTGTTCGCCTTGAAAATTTAGATGAAGGTATAGAAGTAAAGGACAATGTAGTTTTCGCACACGGAAAATCTGCACATGGTGCATTACCCGAACAAGGTATTAACGCGATAGTAAAACTTGCAAACGCAATCGCACCATACATAATGCATCCAGAGGTAAAAGAGGCAATCGAATTTATAGTAAAGCATGTAGGCAATGATGTATATGGCGGTCTTATGGGCATTGCAAATGAGGATGCCTTGTCAGGAAAACTCACAATGAACCTTGGTGTTATCGAGATTAACGAATCATACGCCGAGTTAACATTCAACATCAGATACCCAATTACCGATTCATATGAGCGTATTGTCGAAGGATTTAACAAAACTGGTGCAAAATATGGATTTAGCGTAAAAGAAGTAAGAAACCAAAATCCGTTATATGTAAGCGAAGATTCGGAACTTGTGAAAACACTTCTTAAGGTTTTTGAGGAAACAACAGGAAGAAAAGGCTATACGCTTGCAATCGGCGGTGGCACCTACGCACGTGCAATGGATATGGGTGTTGCATTCGGACCTACATTTGAAGAGATGGAAAAAGTGGAACATATGGCAAATGAGTATATAGAGGTTGACCACCTTGTAAAGTTAGCAAAAATCTATGGAAGGGCGCTTCTCGAACTTGCAAAATAA